The following is a genomic window from Bombina bombina isolate aBomBom1 chromosome 3, aBomBom1.pri, whole genome shotgun sequence.
TATTATCCAATACAGGTTGTAAAGAAGTACTGCAATGGTGCATTACAACAAACAATCATAAAAACAGGGAAAAATTAGAATAAAAGTAATAATCTTTATAAGGagatatttacaaaaaatattgacTGCATACATGACTTCTAAATTTCTAGAATCAATTACATGAACAAATCTCTATTTTTAGTTAAGAACCTGCAATTGCAACACATTTCTCAAAAAGCAATCATATTCAAAACAAAAAGCTACAATGTGAAAAAGAGAAGATAGATATTGGCTTAAACCAAGAAAATATCATATCTACAGGAATCAATTAAAAGAGAGACTGTAACTAAGTAAAATGTATGAAATATGGTAAACCATAGAAAGGTGAAAGCAAGCTGAAAATTCAGAGCCCATTGCACGAGGGCGGGATTGCAGGTGAGCataaaattgcgcttgtgtgcaatggagaatacctgcgggtaatttcgcccctccacaggcgagctgaggcggacaggggcgcgtatacgtgcccctgtccgcctcagctttaataaatctagccctaaatacatttaaaCCATTTAAATAAGATAACTAAGGTTTTGTTATGTGAATTATTTAGAACAAGGAGAAGAAGgataaataggtaaaaaaaaaaagaagaaactattGACCAATTATTAGAATACATTCCATAATCCCTGATGGATAATAATGCAATACTAATGTTTCCATTACAGGGTGGTAATTGGCAACATTATTTGATTACAGTTTGTTCCATGCATTTAAGTCCCTCTCTCGTGCATCTTGGCTCAGGGATATTAATCAGTACAAGTGATGAGGAAGGATATTCAAGGTAAGGAAAAATAGAAAATATTGACTTTCAAATGTTATCAAAATACTGCatagaaataatatatacatacagggctagattcaGTGGCATACAATTTAGCGCTCGTGCTCAATCGTAAACTTTGcgagaagtaatctttttgtgagcACGGGtgtatattacaatttaaaagtaaatgtTTTGCATGTGAGCGAAACCCGACgagcgctaacttcaggacctcaGATATCACAACAGCGCTAacattttctccccatagacttcaattggggGGTGTAGAAgaagaaaactaacacttatcgcttgcgctAACTTAACAAGTTATTAAtattccaattttgttcacatacaggacaatgttatttttattcttaaatacttatattttatatatatatatatatatatatatatatatatatgcacacccaTACCTGaatatatattactataaatatataggtatagatatatattttacattaacattatatatatatatatatatatatttaataataaataaaaaaaattatatgtgaagaacctaggaatgtaaaatatgtagaaCGCGGTGTCAGGTTAGAACACAtacagaattagttatcttaagctgcgttatggaaatattaaatattaaaaatattaataataattattaaacattattttagATGTTCTAAAaacatctaaataatccatagaatatatatatatttatttacagtatctatatttttaaataattattattatgttttaatatttaatatttccataaagctctctacttttaacttgtaatacacgcgcaaaTTAACATGCCCGCAATATTCTTCTATTGCTCATGCTAACAttagcgcgacttgtaatcttgtaatctaccccaatatacataataacataaattaaaAGCTTTTTTCAAGTATTGGTtattgctagtattacaagttgaaagcaaaaagttttcacttgtgcaATAACCTAATGCGTGTAAAAAGCTgaactgtaactgtacttttaaatgtattttttatgtgttctgtgacacatttttgtttcatgatacaatttactagagctctgaggtcgccCTATCCCAAcgcatgttaaattaaattgcgttcAAGCAAttatgtttgctttcaacttgtaatatgaatgccaCATCAGATGAGCACAAAGAGAAGCAATAAACCTTATATCACTcttgcgtaactgttagcgtgcaAGTCATAATCTTGCCCAAAATAAATTCTCATTTAAATAGCTAATCTCAGCaaataaattgtaataaattgATGTGAGCTAAAATAAAACTTTGTAGAACATATTAACCATGGAGGTTTATGTACTCAATACATTTTCCAACAATTTCATAACTTTATCCAAATCCCAGTTAATGTATATGGTGTTGCGTTGCTAAATTATTCTTCATAAAGGCATTCATCAATAACTATATTATTCATATATATCTGAAAATGGACAGAATGTCCTCAATGATGAAATATTTTGCTAAACTCATAATCTTATGATCTTATTGTGAATATACAGACCTGCTAAGATCTTtctgttccctttaaatttacggTGCGTAAATTGGGTCTTAAAATGTTGAAGCTATTGATAGTTGTTTTACTTAGTTTTTACTCCTTGAGCTGATATTCAGAATCCTTAAATATTTACTCAGTACATTTTGTTCTTGATTGGAATAAACAATTTATTAGTTAAGCCCCATTTAGATGTAATATAATTTCTTTCACTTATTTAATAATATTGCAAAATTTTCTTTGTCTAAAAATGGGTCTTATCTCCAAACACTTGCAGTTATTTAAATTCTACACACAAATGCTACCCAAGAACATGTTCTCTTGGGATTTGACTATACTTTGTGTAGTATACTTGGCCATAAGACCATGTGAGAGTTTTCTTACTATTCTCTATAATTTGCATCTATGATATCTTTGAATTAGATCACATTACAGGTGTAAACATAACTGGTAGCATgaaaaagtctcttaaagggacagtcaacaccagaatatttgttgtttaaaaagaaagataatccctgtattacccattccctagttttgcataaccaacactgttatagaaataaactttttacctctgtgattaccttgtatctaagcctctgcagactgaccccttatttcagttcttttgacagacatccattttagccaatcaatgctggctccagggtaacttaacgtgcatgagctcaatgctatttatatgaaacttatgaactaatgccctctagtggtcaaaatgcatttagattagaggcagtcttcaatgtctaagaaattagcatatgaacctcctagaattagctttcaactaagaatacgaagagaacaaagcaaaattggtgataaaagtaaattggaaagttgtttaaaatgacattccctatttaaatcatgaaagtttttttttgcacttgactgtccctttaatatttttgttgtTGCTACTACTTGTTAAATTTAAAGGCAATATTATCTTGCATTGTATTGATTTATTCTTACTTATTTACTCAATTAACCATATTACAatcacaatgtaattataattttgctttattaaAATGTCAGATTTTATACCTTTATACAATACATCAACCATACTGCTCTGTCTGAGCCTTACCATCACTGACAATCATTCCATCATTTGCTTATTGTTAAAGATTTAACAAAACAAGATCTGGTACTAAAAATTGTCATTATTGTAAAATTGTGCATTAGAAAAAAGTGACATTGTAAAGTAATACAATTACATTGTAAAGTAagtttatatgtgtatgaatataaatatagGAAATATAGGCTATTTATGTCTCTAGAGAGCTTGTGGTAACTTCCTACAGAGCAAGGCATCCAACATGGGTGTTTGATCTAGGGTAAAcgtttaggggctgaattatcaagttccgaatggataactggcccgcctgctctgaggctgtggacatcaatccgcacaatcctatacgatcgggctgattgacaccccctgctagtggctgatttgcAGCGAATCTGccggaggcggcattgcacaagcatttcacaagaactgcttgtgcaatgataaatgctgacagcgtatgctgtcagcatttatcgatgtgcagaggacatgacactgtaataaatcggccccttagtgttaagCTAGTGTTTGAACTAGGGTAAGGTAGACATGTTTTAGTTATCTATTAAAACATAGTTTctaatatattgtgttttatttcacattttattttttttctacagtttcTGAACCTTCTATGCAATGGAACAAAGCAACCATTCTCATGTTAGTGAGTTTATTCTTATGGGACTCTCTAATGAACCAACATTGGAACTTTTAATGTTCATATTCTTTTTACTGATATACCTGGTTACCATTTGTGGTAATATTGGAATTATCTTAACAATCTCTATAATTTCTGACTTGCACAACCCAATGTATTTCTTCCTCAGTAACTTGTCCTTCTCTGACCTTTGTTATTCTACCGTTGTCACTCCAAGAATGTTACATGATATTTTTTCTCAAAGAAAATCTATCTCTTTTATCAGTTGTGCTGTTCAGTTGTACTTCTTTGCCACATTTGCTACCATAGAAGGCTATATATTATCTACCATGGCATATGATCGTTATGTAGCAATTTGTTACCCTCTACTGTATCCTGTGATAATGAATAGAAGAGTGTGTATCCTTTTAGTATGTGTAGTGTATTTCAGTGGGTTACTCACTGCTGGAATTCACACATCTTCTACTTTAACTTTATCTTTTTGTGGACCTAATGTCATTAATCATTTTTTCTGTGACATTCCCCCACTGATGGAACTCTCTTGCTCGGATACATATACCAACAAAACCATTATATTTTGTATAGTTTGTTTACTAGGACTTTTTTCTGGAATTGTTACTGTAGCCTCTTATACTTATATTTTTGCTACAATAATGAAGATTAAGTCATCAACTGGGAAACGTAAAGCCTTTTCTACGTGCACCTCTCATCTTTTATGTGTTTCCTTATTTTATGGAACTGCTTTTTTCATGTATCTCCGTCCGGCTTCTAGTTATTCTGCTAGCCAGGACAAGGTGGTTTCTGTATTCTATTCCATGGTGATACCAATGATCAACCCTATTATATACAGCTTGCGAAACACAGAGGTGAAAAAAGCAGTAACACGTTACATACATACATTAGTGCTacgattaaatatttaaataatattatttatgcatCTGGTTTAATTATGACTGAAGGTATACCTTTATACTATTTTGTAAATGAGAGCTAAAAAGCTGGACATTTTGTATACTCTCTGCATTTTTGTCTTGTATCAGGTGCATTGTTCCTATCAATAGTTCTGAGTTAGAATCACACTAAAGTTGAGTGACTGAAGCACTGCAGGATCTCCTGAAAAACAATGAGTACTATTACTAACTATTACTTATTACTAGGTACATCACTAGAACAATATAGCAACAGTATCCTATGATTAATTGCAACAGCCCACAATGCTCCCAATGAACCATTTCTCGTAGTAAATCCTAAAAACATTATACGTTTACTTCTAGCCACCATGCAACTACATTTATGTAGATTAGCACTAACAGCCACTCACCTAATTCTCCACACCACAATTATCTCTATCACAACCTTCCTCATcccaaataaatgtatttttctgaTCCACCCCAATGTATTTAACCCTAACCACAACTTCACGCACAGGAAATTTTCCTGAGTGTACTGTCCAgtgtgttaaccccttaaggacagaggCAATAGTCCAAGGTCTGAACATAAACAAAACCTAGAATCTTAGCTATATGTTTGTTCAACCATAAATTACCTCTTTCACATTAAATGcacccacacttattatatattgtttttatgggACAAATGGGGCTTTCTTTtgacatcaaatatttatataacttaatatgaataaaatctaagtatgagaaattaaagggccataatacccaaatgtttaaaaacttgaaagtgatggagtatagctgcaaaaagctgactagaaaatatcacctgaacatctctatgtaaaaaagaaagatattttacctcaaaagattctcagtagccacatcccattgtaaaggacttctaggcaacaaatcagtatgtctgtcccgggacagcggaaggagcaagcttttgtgcactcatgttatttccctatttagtgtaaggaagtttacaattaaatctcatgagagttaagtgaaatctcatgagattacagtaaaagagttcatgacctcagcactgttgatgctgattggctgctgttcatttcttcatttttttttttttacctgcagctgggcagtaactgagtataactttttacacagaaataactctactgagctgaggaaattgtgaggtaaaatatcttccttttttacatagagatgctcagttatactgcatcagtttcaagtgatttagcatatgagtattatgtccctttaagattttttccCCAAGCATTTTGTATTATGAGTATCATAATCCTGGTTGTActgcaataaaaacatatttgtattCTGAAATGTCCCACAAGTATAGCAGTACACTCCACATACAGGTTTGATTGGATTTTGGGAAGTTACAAAGTCAAATATTGagcctgcccatttcagtcttcatatatggaaatttgacacattgatctaaacagcactgaaagttgttttttttaatcctaCCTAACACTAATTCATTCTAACGCGCATACTAATTCCCACATGCACTCCCAATTCCCACTTCAcacttagggatagattacaagtggagcgctaatttattgtgtgtgCGATAAACCAGCTATTACAAGGGGCCCAGAGAGTTAGCAAAACAAACTACAAGGTCAATCAAACCACACAAGGTTCCAATATCATATAAGGGAGTGAGACAATATAAAATGACCTATGTTAGCCCATAAACACTCTAGACAAAAAGTGTAAATCTTTGTATCCAAAAAGTATGGTTTAGGCATCTCTTCTTGAATCTCTCGCTAGACACATGGAAATCctaagaaacaaattaaataatgcaccTCATAGGGTAGACAAACAGCATAGGAGATAATTGTATAGATTATAATAAATCAACTCACATTTGAAATGACACAGGCGTGCATATCAAACAGGCCAGATCCTCTGATTCGACCAGCAGACTCTCCGCTGGTTGCAGGAACCTCGATCTCCTCCAGCATTCCAAATCATCTGCTCAGGCCAACTATTATCTCCTGTGTTGTTTGTCTACCCTATGAGGTGCTTCCTTTCATCTGTCTATTAGAAGCCCTTTAAATCAATGTTGAAATATATACTtcagtaataaatatataatataatatattgtatatataatgcacatctaatttgcatatattacccagaatcctctggtgcattttaatggtattttttttggtaacttagggagtgttaggggGGCTAAAGGTTGTGGGTACATTTTGATAATGGTTGTAGCGGTTaaatggttaatagtgtagtgtgtactttgcaatgtggggtttaaggtatatatatatatacagtattcatatagatatataggtactgatatatatatatatttttaaataatcatatatatacattttcttctatgtgaagaacagtgtaatttcaagtatttcttactAACTTCAGGTTTAGGGCAGTTGGTCTAGTACAGTGTTGGGTTAGCTTGTGTAATATAACTGTTAATCTTTTATTTAAGTAAGCCCCATAAAAGTCTATGTGGAGAAGCTAGTgtggttgcaatatctgaagttcTTTCACtctcacgctaactttttactgtCAACTTTTATCATGTGCGCTAATGCGACTGTAATCATTTTGTACTTTCAGTGCATTTATtacgcaagtaaaaaaaaaattgtgtaccacttgtaatctggcccactgcattttaaagtacttCCATGTACTTTTTGAACTAGCTAAAAAGACACTATTGTTATCATGTTAAATCTAAACCTGTCCTTTCAGCCAAAAAAAGAGCAGAAAAGGCCTCAGCTGAGATTATTATCGTCTCCTTTTCTGATCCTATAGAACATGCAACACTTGGAGTACTTGAGCCATACATAAGGTTACACTAGAGCGTTTCCTCTAATCATTATAAAATATTTGCCTTCATGCAGATTCATCTAAGGTTAATAGTCAGTGTCAATATATCCCAATAAAATTTGACAGGTGAAGTGTTCATCCTCCTCAGTGCAGTATGATGTATAATTATACAATAAAGAATTTTTCAGTTGTACAAGGTCTACAAGGTTTTCATATTTGTTTTCGGGAGAACTTTTGTTCACCATCAcctttaaatttgaataatattaaaaaatgtacaAAGAAATGACAGTGTAATCCACTATCATGaaaaagacagggaatcaagcactcttttcatCATTTTATATAGCTAAAGAATTTTTGTAATATTGATTAATAATTACAAAAAATCATAATAGAGACATTTTCTCACAGAAATAACTGCaccaaaaacaatacaaaaaaacaaaattggtgatgatacaaacaaaaataaaaaaacagtgaaatgttaacttagagaaaaaaaaaagaacaaaaaagaattaGTGATTTCACGGGGAGATTGTAATTGAAAGGGAACTCATGGACCTGCAACACCTTTCCAGAGAGCAGCCCCAACTTCATAGAAGGGAAATGCTGTCATGAAATGTTTAGGATCTATGCTGTCCCTTACTCACCCTGAAATTATAGATAAGCCCACTTCAAATACAGTTGTTCCAAGAGTATTATAGAACAATAAATAGGGTAAATACAGCACTGAACATCAATATGTACTAAACTAGCTGCATATAAACAATGTAACCCTATATATATCAATTAGATGATCTTGAAAGGTTGTGTATTAAACCAGATGCACTACTTCATGCATGATTAGATGGCAGAATCAAAGTACGTGATTCCATTTGTATAAGCCAGATAACATAGCACATGTTCCCATATAATGCTGAAAACACCGTGATGAACCAATGCAAAGTTCTTATGCATCCTGTAACATTTTCATTCAAGGGATTTGTCAACAGACCAAGCCGTAGGAAACGTCAGTGTTCATGACTTATACATTGGTAATGCAAAGCTTCTAATGTTAGTATTGCACAAGCGACATATAAACAATCCAGCACACCAATATGCGCTGTAGACGCTGGTTCAAGGTAAAGCTGTAGGTGTGCTGTGAGTAACAGTGTGTGCAATTAGTAGCGATATAGCAGATAAGTTGTAATCATAATGGAAACAACCGATGACTGGTAATATTTGCAATCCTTCCCCACGATAAATGCACTCAACGGTAAGGAATAACTCCGCTCACATACCTAGGTGCTGGGGTTAGCCACAAAGTTCTGTACCTTCAAGATCATCTGAGAGCAAAGAAGTCATGAGTGGGCCAAACAAACAATAGCGGTCTCTCCCAAAGCTGTGTACAGCGTGCGTGACGTCACATGATGTGGCCTACACGTGTTTCATCCCCAATGTCTTTAAGGACTTCCTCAGGGCTATATAACAGGTGAACAAGCAGCTCTATTTTTGAGAACTAATGAAAACGCCCCCTTAGAATGATGAACGTACATGGaaacaacaaatacaaaataaatacttaaTGTCCAATATTTACAATACTTAATTAAAGCAAATGGTGTTTAGAATACTTAGATAGCGCTCACAAATAACAAGGCATAAAATTATATGTAAAAGTTTTTTCGGACTATATTATTGAGGCTAATGCAATGAACGTATTATACACATTCATCTAAACAAGTGTAATATAGAATATCCACTAAATGATTAGTAATAGTTCCCACAAATTATTTACATGAGGGGGGACGTTACAAGAATGAAGCAAACGCAATCTTTTCATTTAACCCCCTTGGAGATAAAGTATTTAGTCTATACATCCAAGcagcttcttttttaagtaatacTTTATCTAGATTACCTCCACGATTATGCATAATGCCTCTATCAATGCTGATGCATCTTAAACTACCTGATTCTTGTTTATgacattgtttaaaatggcaagccACACTTGTGTCCCTACCGTGCATTATGTCATCCTGATGTTCCTGTATTCTGTCTTTGAAAAGCCTTttggtttttcctacatagaacaaCAATAAAGCAGGTAGACCACTCCAATAGATttacagttaaagtgatggtaaagttgcgtGTCTGCACACCCGCCAttagataaatatatttaatggaatatgactttcattcatgactttttttattttttatagctatTATTACGTTTTAAAAGTCCGATTTTGTTCTCTCCTTAGTCCACCCGGctccgttttttttttgttctttctacATCACGTTTTTTTTATCCTGTTGGAATCCAGGCCATTAGGCGACCTGGACTTTTACTGacactccccattcctctaaaGCATGTGCAAGTCATTGCTGTATGTCAATGATTATATGCGCGCTCTCGTGTTATGCATCTGTGCTAGTCACGCTTAGGAATTCCGTCAGTTACGTCAGTAAGATAGTTAGATTGATTGGTAAAGGAGCACAAGCCCAAATCGCATGTCCCAGGAGCGAGCAAAAATAGTGATGTATTGAGCGGGTTGGACCGCTCTTGGCTACCGCTCTTGGCTAACAGGAAGTAAGAGATGGGAGGAGCAAATAAAAGTATACAACGTTTTGCaaaagaaaagtttaattttgactagactgtccctttaattatttaatcaCTGTGACTAGCTGTCACAGTGATAGTATACATAGTAACTGTAATTTTTGACCGTTACTGTACTGCTGCTGGATAGAATCACATGCAAGCTtccagcaacagcatgagatacACGCTAATCACAGCGTGTATCTCATGAATGGAGGCACCCCACTGACAGGCATCGGATCACAGGGACATCCTATAGTTCTCATCTTTTTTCACTATGCTGCTGGAAATTGACCCCCCCGGCATATTTCTTAGTTCTCCATAAATGTAATTAGCTCGCTATGCAGTGTATCACTATCACGGGGTATTGTCCTGTGATTGATTCTGGATTATTGTTGATTTCCTTTTGTTGTATATTGCACAGATACTGTATATCAATAAAgcttggtttaaaaaaataaaataaaaaaaatgaagttaaaaaTTGTCCTAACTTTATTTAGCTCAAGTAAGCGGTCtcttatacagatagatagatagatagctagatagatagatagatagatagatatacatacacgtGAAGCTAAGGTATTTTATTCacaaattttaaaatgtcttttagaatttttagattGGAACTGACTTGCATTTGCCCCCACAAATACCCATTgtaatttacttaatttttttatttgtattaaactGCTGAGGATTTCAAACTAATTTAGGCATAATAATCTTGTCATCTTCAAActaaagtttttgttttgtttttaacaaatgAAATGTCTCTAATAGACCCTATCTCCATTTTGAAGACTGCCGGGCTGGAATGGCTTATACTTTCTCAGAGTCTGGCTGGTGGACAATTATTGAAAGTAGTAGTATGAGCGGAACATTTGGAAAGATTGATGCAGTAGTCAGAATGAGAGAAGATATCTGGAGTCAGGATAGCAGTAACATATAGCCTAGTCTCTCATCTTGTTGTTTATGTATGTGGTGTACTTGGGCCATAAACAATGTGTATTCCAGAGCTGTCCTACTTATAAAATATTTGCCCTCATGAAGATTgatctatattaaatatagtataaaGTATATCACACGTAAAAtgtagacttgtgcagcagcgaaTAATTTATTTTAGATTAATCATTTGTAAGGAATATTCTAAAAAATTAGCTTTTCAAAATATTCAttttgctgcactattcagtatttgtttagtttaaaactaaatgaacaTTTAATATTCGgtaacatttgttttcattaaaacaaatgtaaatgttccttttctGCAGGTACAAAAGTGTCACCTGTAGAtctatacttacctatagcgcactGGAGGAGCCGCGTCAATCCTGACCGTTCCTCAAAGGGCCCAGGGGCACACAAATAGGAGGTTTCCTTCTCCTTAAGCACAGGCTCAGGGACCCGCTgctctaagcctcctattagcgtgacTCtgggtcaggattagcgcagctcccCAGTATGCtaggtaggtattttatttagaaaaatacaatttaaaaactggtggttttattttttttaattacatttttattaaggtttaagAAACATAGATACAGACTTTTTTTAACTTCTGGTA
Proteins encoded in this region:
- the LOC128654359 gene encoding olfactory receptor 1019-like isoform X2 → MEQSNHSHVSEFILMGLSNEPTLELLMFIFFLLIYLVTICGNIGIILTISIISDLHNPMYFFLSNLSFSDLCYSTVVTPRMLHDIFSQRKSISFISCAVQLYFFATFATIEGYILSTMAYDRYVAICYPLLYPVIMNRRVCILLVCVVYFSGLLTAGIHTSSTLTLSFCGPNVINHFFCDIPPLMELSCSDTYTNKTIIFCIVCLLGLFSGIVTVASYTYIFATIMKIKSSTGKRKAFSTCTSHLLCVSLFYGTAFFMYLRPASSYSASQDKVVSVFYSMVIPMINPIIYSLRNTEVKKAVTRYIHTLVLRLNI
- the LOC128654359 gene encoding olfactory receptor 1019-like isoform X1 translates to MKLLKQLRALNHSHVSEFILMGLSNEPTLELLMFIFFLLIYLVTICGNIGIILTISIISDLHNPMYFFLSNLSFSDLCYSTVVTPRMLHDIFSQRKSISFISCAVQLYFFATFATIEGYILSTMAYDRYVAICYPLLYPVIMNRRVCILLVCVVYFSGLLTAGIHTSSTLTLSFCGPNVINHFFCDIPPLMELSCSDTYTNKTIIFCIVCLLGLFSGIVTVASYTYIFATIMKIKSSTGKRKAFSTCTSHLLCVSLFYGTAFFMYLRPASSYSASQDKVVSVFYSMVIPMINPIIYSLRNTEVKKAVTRYIHTLVLRLNI